From Draconibacterium halophilum, one genomic window encodes:
- a CDS encoding family 43 glycosylhydrolase, protein MKHNNKLQLLALFFLAFFSACTTSENYEAYLFTYFTGNGPGEEAVRFAVSEDGYNYRALNNNQPVLDNDDISSTGGVRDPHILRGADGAFYMVVTDLYVPDMGWKNYAMVLLKSEDLINWQSSVVNIPETFPDEFGDVWRVWAPQTIYDEEVGKYMIYFSMKQDDEPDIIYYAYTNEDFTALEAAPKQLLFSPTNNACIDGDIIKKDWKFYMFHKSESGEPGIKLAISDKLTEGYEYPSVKRVDKETERVEGSGVFKMNNSDEWILMYDVYGLGRYQFTKSADLEHFTVIDEAISMNFHPRHGTVLPITKAELKRLIAKWGKMDDPLVEATADGLKKQNVNIDSEKRTIRFPVKKGVDITSFDPQFETFTGVSVTPTRPQDFSDGAVQYTIEMEGVGKQTYSAVASEDHNPVLDGFYADPDVLYSEKTGKYYIYPTSDGFHNWGGYYFKTFSSENLVDWKDEGIILNLREDVSWADHNAWAPCIIEKKIDSKYKYFFYFCGRQKIGVAVADNPEGPFVDSGEPLINWKPDGVKGGQEIDPDVFTDPKTGKSYLYWGNGYLAGAELNDDMVSLKMNTLKVMTPDNTYREGVYVIYRKGTYYFMWAEDDTRSPNYKVRYATSTTSLGELSIPENNIVIQKDLEKGILATGHNSAIQVPGKDEWYLVYHRFTYPKGKDMGYRAGFNREVCIDKLEFDANGNIIEVKPTLEGIQPVK, encoded by the coding sequence ATGAAACACAATAATAAATTACAGCTGTTAGCATTATTCTTTTTGGCTTTCTTTTCAGCTTGTACTACTTCCGAGAATTACGAAGCTTATCTGTTTACTTATTTTACCGGTAATGGTCCGGGAGAGGAGGCTGTTCGCTTTGCGGTAAGCGAGGATGGATATAACTACCGGGCCTTAAACAACAACCAGCCGGTATTGGATAACGACGATATTAGCTCAACCGGTGGCGTACGTGATCCGCATATTTTGCGCGGTGCCGACGGTGCTTTTTATATGGTGGTTACCGATTTGTATGTACCCGACATGGGCTGGAAAAACTATGCTATGGTTTTGCTTAAATCAGAGGATTTGATCAACTGGCAATCGTCGGTGGTGAATATTCCGGAGACTTTCCCTGATGAGTTTGGAGATGTTTGGCGCGTTTGGGCACCGCAAACCATTTACGATGAGGAAGTTGGGAAGTACATGATTTACTTTTCGATGAAACAGGACGATGAACCAGATATTATTTACTATGCTTATACTAACGAGGATTTTACCGCTTTGGAAGCCGCTCCAAAACAATTGTTGTTCAGCCCAACCAACAATGCCTGTATCGACGGTGATATCATAAAAAAAGATTGGAAATTTTACATGTTCCATAAATCGGAAAGTGGTGAGCCGGGTATAAAACTGGCCATTTCGGATAAACTGACGGAAGGTTATGAATACCCGAGCGTGAAACGTGTTGACAAAGAAACGGAGAGAGTAGAAGGTTCAGGCGTTTTTAAAATGAATAATTCTGACGAATGGATTCTGATGTACGATGTTTACGGGTTGGGAAGATACCAATTTACAAAAAGTGCAGACCTGGAACATTTTACAGTGATCGATGAAGCGATCTCAATGAATTTTCATCCGCGCCACGGAACTGTGCTGCCCATCACAAAAGCCGAATTAAAACGACTGATTGCGAAATGGGGGAAAATGGATGATCCGCTGGTAGAAGCCACTGCCGACGGATTAAAAAAGCAAAATGTAAATATCGACAGTGAGAAAAGAACGATTCGTTTCCCGGTAAAAAAAGGCGTTGATATTACGTCCTTTGATCCTCAATTCGAAACATTTACGGGTGTAAGTGTAACGCCAACCAGACCACAGGATTTTTCTGACGGAGCGGTTCAATACACCATCGAGATGGAAGGAGTTGGCAAGCAGACTTACAGTGCGGTTGCTTCAGAAGATCATAACCCTGTGTTGGATGGATTTTATGCCGATCCGGATGTGTTGTATTCTGAAAAAACAGGCAAATACTACATCTATCCAACAAGCGACGGGTTTCACAATTGGGGCGGTTATTACTTTAAAACCTTCTCATCAGAAAATCTGGTGGACTGGAAAGATGAGGGCATCATTCTGAACCTGCGTGAAGATGTAAGCTGGGCCGATCATAATGCCTGGGCGCCTTGTATTATTGAGAAGAAAATAGACAGCAAGTACAAATATTTTTTCTATTTCTGTGGACGGCAGAAAATTGGTGTTGCCGTTGCCGATAATCCGGAAGGCCCGTTTGTTGATAGCGGTGAACCTCTAATCAATTGGAAACCTGATGGTGTTAAAGGAGGGCAGGAAATTGATCCGGATGTGTTTACCGACCCAAAAACCGGGAAAAGTTACCTGTATTGGGGAAATGGTTACCTGGCAGGTGCCGAGTTGAACGACGACATGGTATCGTTAAAAATGAATACACTGAAAGTGATGACACCGGACAATACTTATCGCGAAGGAGTGTACGTGATTTACCGCAAAGGTACCTATTATTTTATGTGGGCCGAAGACGATACCCGCAGTCCGAATTACAAGGTGCGTTATGCTACCAGCACAACGTCGTTGGGAGAACTTTCCATCCCTGAAAATAATATCGTAATTCAGAAAGACCTTGAAAAAGGAATTCTGGCAACCGGGCATAATTCGGCCATTCAGGTTCCCGGAAAAGATGAGTGGTATTTGGTGTATCATCGGTTTACCTATCCAAAAGGAAAAGACATGGGTTACCGTGCAGGTTTTAACCGCGAGGTGTGTATTGATAAACTGGAGTTTGATGCCAACGGTAATATTATTGAAGTGAAACCTACTTTGGAAGGAATACAACCAGTAAAGTAG
- a CDS encoding ligand-binding sensor domain-containing protein, with protein sequence MSFSHYTNEDGLPSSYIKSISQDQFGFIWLATRSSVCRFDGKYFKTFQAVDEAGNSFDIWSKWNHFHRADSMLLVQSTDDIFYSFNFQKEIFERYQPANKLGGVLELRESKNGYWVLKSDTISFFNTNLNKLESFDEYVGFASFDDNTNVVNVQEKNGRLMAISDNRQLLIFDLEREQQRQFKLPQGIVVEAITNFYIDNNNFVWIGNYADGLYQINLTNGQSRKFSADQKGNRHLLHNLVHKINEDQQGRVWIGTEDGLCVWTPYTESFEYYQHDIRNPEGLNTNPIYDIFCDRDGNMWLGTYFGGINFWSNTPDFFQVWQAGTGEQHLSGNAVSCITEDENGSIWVGMEDMGVNQIDLEDDRIVREINESNGLSFNNVHDLLFETPDRLWIATYTGGLIY encoded by the coding sequence ATGAGTTTTTCGCACTACACCAATGAAGACGGATTACCATCATCGTATATAAAGAGCATTAGCCAGGATCAGTTTGGTTTTATTTGGCTGGCAACCCGGAGCTCGGTGTGTCGTTTCGATGGGAAGTATTTTAAAACATTTCAGGCGGTTGATGAGGCGGGAAATAGTTTTGATATCTGGAGTAAATGGAATCATTTTCATCGAGCAGATTCTATGCTACTGGTGCAAAGTACGGATGACATTTTTTATTCATTTAATTTTCAGAAAGAAATATTTGAGCGATACCAACCAGCAAATAAGCTGGGAGGCGTTCTTGAGTTACGTGAATCGAAAAATGGTTATTGGGTATTAAAATCAGATACCATTTCCTTTTTCAATACTAATTTAAACAAACTGGAAAGTTTTGATGAGTATGTAGGTTTCGCTTCTTTTGACGACAATACCAATGTGGTTAATGTACAAGAGAAAAATGGACGTTTAATGGCCATTAGTGATAATAGACAATTGCTGATTTTTGATTTGGAGCGAGAGCAGCAAAGGCAGTTCAAACTTCCACAAGGTATAGTAGTTGAGGCAATAACCAATTTTTATATCGACAACAATAACTTTGTTTGGATTGGAAACTATGCCGATGGTTTGTATCAAATAAATCTTACCAACGGGCAATCGCGAAAATTTTCTGCCGATCAAAAAGGCAACAGGCACTTATTGCATAACCTGGTTCATAAAATAAACGAAGACCAACAGGGGAGGGTGTGGATTGGCACGGAAGATGGTTTGTGCGTTTGGACACCTTACACCGAATCTTTTGAATATTATCAACACGATATTCGAAATCCGGAAGGTCTAAACACCAATCCGATCTATGATATTTTTTGCGACCGCGATGGAAACATGTGGTTAGGAACTTATTTTGGCGGAATAAACTTTTGGAGTAATACGCCTGATTTCTTCCAGGTGTGGCAAGCCGGCACCGGCGAACAACATTTAAGTGGAAATGCGGTGAGTTGCATAACTGAAGACGAAAACGGTAGCATTTGGGTGGGCATGGAAGATATGGGAGTAAACCAGATTGACCTTGAAGATGACCGGATTGTAAGAGAAATAAATGAAAGCAATGGCTTGTCGTTTAATAATGTACACGATTTGCTATTTGAAACGCCTGATCGTTTATGGATTGCAACCTATACCGGGGGATTAATATATTGA
- a CDS encoding hybrid sensor histidine kinase/response regulator transcription factor: MDCNLYRGINILNLQNNRFEYINTANHPEIPSNDIYSLLHVGDSIFISTSAGVAVYSTNTKEFARYQPDILDGIQVEFMFDSEDRIWFSSSVGTYYFDKKKDSFEKLNKFNFLKNINFVKTDSKNRIWIGDCLHGLYGYDLKTESVFEYNESNGFPFSWIFSFEEGRDGYLWASGDNGLAKFKPETGELVWYNRESGLPFEQFNYRASYKSKSGEIYFGANRGMISFNEKDKQDVKKELDVVFRGMQLFNQPLLPGEDQALEESLNLHPEIHLKYKQNVFTIEYAGLHFRNKGNCEYAYYLENFETSWNYVGNRDFATYTNLGPGVYFFHVKASTDNTTWGNHANTLKIIIEPPFWLSRWGFLMYFLLLILLLVVFYSVATRIQKSKALAEMERREREYHTELNNFKLEFFTNVSHELRTPLTLIVGPLTRILEDDKLTPALKKKMKGVMNNAHRLLMLINQLLEFRKIENGKEKLRVSHQNITTLLKDIEEAFIESAESKSIAFTFEVINLDSNIWVDCQKLENVLINLISNALKFTNEGGEVNVKVELIVEDLVYRTLKITVADNGIGIDPSKLRKIFDRFYHVDGANETQVAGSGIGLALVHSLVKLHKGTIGVESAVGKGAVFTVQFPVSRKAYNDDEILIGADQYIPHVTLADDMKPVPVLRDEVERLSANPTILVIDDNRELLEFITETLTNEYKVITAIDGTQGMEKVEESLPDLIISDVMMPGIDGFELTRKLKSDIRTSHIPIVLLTAKSGEENEFEGLQTGADYYIEKPFLPHILIQLIENVLNTRKSLIERFKSDAQMLPSEVAFSESDKDLIEKISSLIRENIDRPNLDVSFLVNEIGISRSLLHVKLKKLTDCSATEFIRSIRLREAVKLIADGKCNISEAAYKTGFSSPAYFSRRFKEYFGVTPKSYFDK; the protein is encoded by the coding sequence ATGGATTGCAACCTATACCGGGGGATTAATATATTGAACCTTCAGAATAACCGGTTTGAATACATTAACACAGCTAATCATCCGGAAATTCCATCAAACGACATTTATAGCTTGTTACATGTTGGCGATAGTATTTTTATTTCAACATCGGCAGGAGTGGCCGTTTACAGCACAAACACAAAAGAATTTGCGCGTTACCAACCTGATATTTTAGATGGGATTCAGGTAGAATTTATGTTCGACAGCGAAGATCGTATCTGGTTTTCATCATCTGTGGGCACTTACTATTTCGATAAAAAGAAAGACTCTTTTGAAAAGCTGAATAAGTTTAATTTCCTTAAAAATATAAATTTCGTAAAAACCGATTCAAAAAACCGGATATGGATTGGCGATTGCCTGCATGGTTTGTATGGTTACGATTTGAAAACCGAATCGGTATTCGAGTACAATGAGTCCAATGGTTTTCCGTTTTCATGGATTTTTAGCTTTGAAGAGGGGCGCGATGGTTATTTGTGGGCAAGTGGAGACAACGGTCTCGCAAAATTCAAACCCGAAACCGGAGAGCTGGTTTGGTATAACCGTGAATCGGGACTGCCATTCGAGCAGTTTAACTACCGGGCGTCGTACAAAAGCAAAAGCGGTGAAATTTATTTTGGGGCTAACAGGGGAATGATTTCCTTTAATGAAAAAGATAAGCAGGATGTAAAAAAGGAACTTGATGTGGTATTCCGGGGCATGCAGTTGTTTAATCAGCCGCTGTTGCCAGGGGAAGATCAGGCATTGGAAGAATCGCTTAACCTGCACCCGGAGATTCATTTAAAATATAAGCAAAACGTTTTTACCATTGAATATGCCGGCTTGCATTTTCGGAATAAGGGAAACTGTGAATATGCCTACTACCTCGAAAATTTTGAAACGTCGTGGAACTACGTTGGAAATCGTGATTTTGCAACGTATACAAACCTTGGTCCGGGCGTGTACTTTTTTCATGTAAAAGCCTCAACTGATAATACGACATGGGGAAATCACGCAAACACATTAAAAATTATTATCGAGCCTCCCTTTTGGTTATCAAGATGGGGATTTCTCATGTATTTTCTACTCCTGATTTTGTTGTTGGTAGTTTTTTATTCGGTCGCAACTCGCATTCAAAAATCGAAAGCGTTGGCCGAAATGGAACGAAGGGAGCGAGAATACCATACCGAGCTTAATAATTTTAAACTGGAGTTTTTTACCAACGTTTCGCACGAGCTTCGTACGCCTTTAACCTTAATCGTTGGGCCGCTAACACGAATACTCGAAGATGATAAGCTTACGCCGGCACTAAAAAAGAAGATGAAAGGCGTAATGAATAATGCACATCGCTTGCTTATGCTTATTAATCAGCTTCTTGAGTTTAGAAAAATTGAAAACGGAAAGGAAAAGTTAAGAGTAAGCCATCAAAATATTACTACTCTTTTAAAAGACATTGAAGAAGCTTTTATTGAATCTGCCGAATCAAAATCGATTGCATTCACATTTGAGGTCATTAACCTGGATTCAAATATTTGGGTAGATTGCCAGAAACTAGAGAATGTTCTTATTAATTTGATATCTAATGCATTAAAGTTTACGAACGAAGGTGGTGAAGTGAATGTGAAAGTGGAATTGATTGTCGAAGATTTGGTGTATAGAACACTGAAAATTACAGTAGCTGATAACGGAATTGGAATTGATCCTTCGAAGTTGAGAAAGATTTTTGATCGTTTTTACCATGTTGACGGAGCAAACGAAACTCAGGTTGCCGGATCCGGAATCGGCCTGGCATTGGTTCACAGTTTGGTAAAATTGCACAAAGGAACGATAGGGGTGGAAAGTGCCGTTGGTAAGGGAGCTGTTTTTACAGTTCAATTCCCTGTGTCACGTAAGGCTTATAACGACGACGAAATTTTGATTGGAGCAGATCAATATATTCCGCATGTAACCCTGGCAGACGATATGAAACCGGTTCCGGTTCTACGTGATGAGGTAGAACGGCTCAGTGCGAATCCAACAATCTTGGTTATTGATGATAACCGTGAGTTACTGGAATTTATCACAGAAACACTAACCAATGAATACAAGGTGATAACTGCCATTGATGGTACTCAGGGAATGGAGAAGGTTGAAGAGTCGCTGCCTGATTTGATAATTAGCGATGTAATGATGCCGGGTATCGATGGGTTTGAGTTAACCCGTAAGCTGAAGTCAGATATTCGAACATCGCACATTCCTATAGTTCTGTTAACAGCAAAAAGTGGCGAAGAGAATGAGTTTGAGGGGTTGCAGACAGGTGCCGACTATTACATTGAAAAGCCATTTTTGCCGCATATTCTTATTCAGCTGATCGAGAATGTGCTGAATACACGGAAAAGTTTAATCGAACGTTTTAAATCGGACGCACAGATGCTGCCTTCCGAGGTGGCTTTCTCCGAGTCGGATAAAGACCTCATAGAGAAGATCAGCAGCCTGATTAGGGAAAACATCGATAGGCCAAATCTTGATGTATCCTTTCTTGTTAACGAAATTGGTATAAGCCGTTCGTTGTTGCATGTAAAACTGAAAAAATTAACCGATTGTTCGGCGACTGAGTTTATCCGCTCAATACGTTTGCGCGAAGCTGTAAAACTAATTGCCGACGGGAAATGTAACATATCAGAAGCCGCTTACAAAACCGGCTTCTCAAGCCCGGCTTATTTTAGCCGCCGGTTTAAGGAATATTTTGGCGTAACTCCAAAGTCTTATTTTGATAAATAA
- a CDS encoding SusC/RagA family TonB-linked outer membrane protein, which translates to MKSILTRKTQVLIYVLLLVICPIIALGQSATITGVVTDADGNTIPGATVVVQGTTNGTATDLDGKFVLNANENDVIQVSYIGYKTQQIKLGGESNIKVALELDAIGIEEVVAIGYGTVKKADVTSAVSTVKSEDFIKGAVKDAAQLVQGKVAGLTVSLPTGDPTQGAQIMLRGISSLNGGSAPLVLIDGIPGNLETIAPEDIESVDVLKDGSATAIYGTRGTNGVIIITTKSGANEMEPTVEYSGYVSLAQISKKLDFLNATELREKWNEGYTYTGANLQDYGSDTDWLDEITRDAVSHVHNLIFRGGSKNTNLTASLNYKNNQGIFMNSDNEKYTGRIDVNHSMFDNKLKANIGIIASEQKFWTGGDGYSFNTYVYRQSIIRNPTEPVLNDNGTWFERDVYFYDNPVGYIKESQGENRYRNMRFSGSLVYSPIADLDIKGLFARKGNSNIRGFYQTHDHVSTTKYGSDGYASRGTDDYVGNYTEISASYKKTIGDHRFSALAGYNYEDNVYEGFWVNNKYFPTDSYSYNNIGIGQGLPEGEAGIGSSKYSDKLIALFSRVTYSYADKYLLMASLRREGSSRFGENHKWGYFPGVSAGWRINEESFMNGVPWVDNLKLRAGFGVTGINAGNNYQSLSSLNYDSYFMYNGNWMRELIPARNANPDLRWEKKEEFNIGLDFDLYGGRIGGALDYYNRTTKDALWNYDVPVPPYLYGSIMANVGVIENKGFEALINVIPVQTQNFEWSANLTYSTNKNKLVSLSNDQFQTTNDFFYEGYTGEPIQIETHRLEIGEEIGNFYGLRSVDITDDGIWLIETPEGDIIPATESSTADRQVLGNGLPKHYMSWNNSFRYKNWELNMNLRGAFDYQILNFQRMFYENPTIGYNTLDSAYDKVYGKAVLSDVQRFVSYYVEDGDFIKLDNVTLSYNFNVKNSQIFKNLRVYASGMNLATITSYKGIDPEVNRIGLSPGNDDRDQYPTTRTYTFGVNVTF; encoded by the coding sequence ATGAAATCTATTCTCACAAGAAAAACACAAGTACTCATCTACGTTTTATTATTGGTGATATGTCCGATAATAGCGTTAGGACAATCGGCAACAATAACAGGTGTTGTTACCGATGCCGATGGTAACACAATTCCCGGAGCGACTGTCGTTGTGCAAGGAACTACAAACGGTACGGCCACTGATCTCGATGGGAAATTTGTATTAAATGCAAATGAAAACGATGTGATTCAGGTGTCGTACATTGGATACAAAACGCAACAGATTAAATTAGGTGGAGAAAGCAACATTAAAGTTGCATTGGAGCTTGATGCAATTGGAATTGAAGAAGTTGTTGCTATTGGTTATGGTACCGTAAAAAAGGCCGATGTTACAAGTGCTGTTTCTACGGTAAAATCGGAAGATTTTATAAAAGGAGCAGTAAAAGACGCTGCTCAGTTGGTACAAGGTAAAGTTGCGGGTTTAACAGTTTCGTTGCCAACCGGCGATCCAACACAGGGAGCACAAATCATGCTTCGAGGTATTTCTTCGCTGAATGGAGGTAGTGCGCCATTGGTTTTAATCGATGGGATTCCTGGTAATTTGGAGACTATTGCTCCGGAAGACATTGAGTCGGTTGATGTGCTAAAAGACGGATCGGCAACGGCAATTTACGGTACCCGTGGTACAAATGGTGTAATTATTATTACAACCAAATCAGGGGCTAACGAAATGGAGCCAACAGTTGAGTATTCTGGCTATGTATCGTTGGCGCAAATTAGTAAAAAGCTTGATTTTCTTAATGCAACTGAATTAAGAGAAAAGTGGAATGAAGGGTACACTTATACCGGTGCAAACCTCCAAGACTACGGATCGGATACCGATTGGCTAGATGAAATAACCCGCGACGCGGTAAGCCATGTCCACAACCTGATTTTTAGAGGTGGAAGCAAAAATACCAACCTAACGGCATCGCTGAACTACAAAAACAATCAGGGTATATTCATGAATTCTGACAATGAAAAATATACCGGAAGAATTGATGTTAATCATAGCATGTTCGATAATAAACTAAAAGCTAATATTGGTATTATTGCCAGCGAGCAAAAGTTCTGGACAGGTGGAGACGGATATAGTTTTAATACCTATGTTTATCGTCAGTCAATCATTCGCAACCCTACCGAGCCGGTATTGAATGACAATGGAACCTGGTTTGAAAGAGATGTTTATTTCTACGATAACCCGGTTGGGTATATCAAAGAATCGCAAGGAGAAAACCGTTATCGTAATATGCGTTTCTCCGGAAGTTTAGTTTATTCTCCAATAGCCGACTTGGATATTAAAGGTTTATTTGCCAGAAAAGGCAACTCAAATATTCGTGGATTTTATCAAACACACGATCATGTTTCAACAACGAAATATGGTTCGGATGGATATGCTTCGCGAGGAACTGATGACTATGTAGGAAACTACACCGAGATTTCTGCAAGCTACAAAAAAACTATTGGAGATCATCGTTTTTCGGCATTAGCAGGTTACAATTACGAGGATAATGTATACGAAGGTTTTTGGGTAAATAATAAATATTTTCCAACTGACTCGTACTCGTATAATAACATCGGCATTGGCCAGGGATTGCCTGAAGGAGAAGCCGGTATAGGCAGTTCTAAATATTCAGACAAGTTGATTGCATTATTTTCGAGGGTAACCTATAGTTATGCCGATAAGTACCTTTTAATGGCTAGTTTGCGTCGCGAGGGGTCATCTCGGTTTGGAGAAAACCACAAGTGGGGTTATTTCCCTGGTGTTTCGGCAGGATGGCGTATTAACGAAGAAAGTTTTATGAACGGAGTGCCATGGGTTGATAATCTGAAACTGCGAGCTGGTTTTGGTGTAACAGGTATTAATGCCGGGAACAACTATCAATCACTTAGTAGTTTGAATTACGACAGCTATTTTATGTATAATGGTAATTGGATGAGAGAACTGATTCCTGCACGTAATGCCAATCCTGATTTAAGATGGGAGAAAAAAGAGGAGTTTAACATCGGTCTTGATTTTGACTTATATGGTGGACGTATTGGCGGTGCCTTGGATTATTATAATCGCACAACAAAAGATGCTCTGTGGAATTATGACGTACCGGTACCTCCATACTTATATGGCAGTATTATGGCCAATGTAGGTGTAATCGAGAATAAAGGTTTTGAGGCGCTTATTAATGTTATTCCTGTTCAAACTCAGAATTTTGAGTGGAGTGCTAATTTGACGTATTCAACAAATAAAAATAAGTTGGTTTCTTTATCAAATGATCAGTTTCAAACAACCAATGATTTCTTCTACGAAGGATATACCGGCGAACCAATTCAGATTGAAACACACCGACTTGAAATTGGCGAAGAGATTGGTAATTTCTACGGTTTAAGAAGTGTTGATATTACCGACGATGGTATCTGGTTAATTGAAACTCCTGAAGGAGATATTATTCCAGCCACAGAGTCGTCAACCGCCGATCGACAAGTGTTGGGTAATGGTTTACCCAAACATTACATGAGTTGGAACAACAGTTTCAGGTACAAAAACTGGGAGCTGAATATGAATTTAAGAGGAGCTTTTGACTACCAGATTCTAAACTTCCAGCGTATGTTCTACGAAAACCCAACCATTGGTTACAATACGCTTGATTCGGCCTATGATAAAGTTTATGGGAAAGCAGTGCTGTCTGATGTGCAGCGATTTGTGAGTTACTATGTTGAAGATGGCGACTTTATTAAACTTGATAACGTTACTTTGAGCTACAACTTTAACGTTAAAAACAGTCAGATCTTTAAAAATCTGAGAGTTTATGCCTCGGGTATGAACCTGGCTACTATTACAAGTTACAAAGGTATTGATCCGGAAGTTAACCGCATTGGTTTATCGCCGGGTAACGACGACAGAGATCAGTATCCAACAACACGAACATATACATTCGGCGTTAATGTAACCTTTTAA
- a CDS encoding RagB/SusD family nutrient uptake outer membrane protein: MNFKNYIKRIAGYTVSVIGILALLTTGGCFNLDEEVFSEITEESFTASESDIVALMASGYTPLRYIMGWQGLFDVQEEPGDMFVTPTRPNGWDDGGTYKRMHFHTWNNLQWQPRNTWINCFDGINNVNRVILQIQSGSLPLEEGQAEPIIAEMRALRALWYSILVDTHGNVPLITKFSDEIPEQKSRSEIYEFIVSELNEVIPQLSEDVDQSTYGRLTKWGALQLLARVYLNAEVYKGSAEWDKCIDACNQIISSGKYTLDSNYRNIFSADNEGSPEIVFSVPYDNIYGTGWNAHMKMLLPNHRYVFNMTSQPWGGSSCNPQFINSYNEDDNRLEDSWLIGDQISASDGSVIMTLVNEMPSIYYCEFEQGYRCQKYEIEMGCQSNMSNDLPYFRYTDVLMMKAECLLRTGKSDEAATIVSEVRARSFDDPAKATVTGEVLEGNTTVQYGTLAEDGSIDDPGDETPVQYGRFLDELGWEFAAEFRRRTDMIRFGVYQTKSWYNHTPQGEHTTLFPIGESELNTNPNLVQNPGY, translated from the coding sequence ATGAATTTCAAAAACTATATAAAACGAATAGCGGGATACACCGTTTCTGTTATCGGGATTTTAGCCTTGCTAACTACTGGAGGTTGTTTTAATCTTGATGAAGAGGTTTTTTCAGAAATTACCGAAGAGTCATTTACGGCATCAGAATCTGATATTGTTGCATTAATGGCTTCGGGCTACACGCCACTGCGTTATATTATGGGCTGGCAAGGCTTATTTGATGTGCAGGAAGAGCCGGGTGACATGTTTGTTACACCAACCCGCCCAAACGGCTGGGATGATGGTGGTACTTATAAAAGAATGCATTTCCATACTTGGAACAACCTACAATGGCAACCACGAAATACCTGGATTAATTGTTTTGATGGGATCAATAATGTAAACCGTGTAATTCTGCAAATCCAGTCGGGTTCGCTTCCACTTGAAGAAGGACAGGCCGAACCAATTATTGCAGAAATGAGAGCATTGCGCGCGCTATGGTATTCAATTCTTGTTGATACACACGGTAACGTGCCGCTAATTACCAAGTTTAGTGATGAAATTCCTGAACAAAAAAGCCGTAGTGAGATTTATGAGTTTATTGTTTCTGAACTGAATGAAGTAATTCCTCAATTGTCAGAAGATGTTGACCAGTCAACGTACGGAAGGCTTACAAAATGGGGCGCTTTACAATTACTGGCACGAGTTTATTTAAATGCCGAAGTTTATAAAGGAAGTGCAGAATGGGATAAATGTATAGATGCGTGTAATCAGATTATCAGCAGCGGTAAATACACGTTGGATTCAAATTACAGAAATATCTTCAGTGCTGATAACGAAGGTTCTCCTGAGATCGTTTTTTCAGTTCCTTACGATAATATTTACGGAACAGGATGGAATGCACACATGAAAATGTTGTTGCCTAACCACAGATATGTATTCAACATGACTTCTCAGCCTTGGGGAGGATCTAGTTGTAATCCTCAATTCATAAATAGTTACAACGAGGATGATAACCGTTTGGAAGATAGTTGGTTGATTGGTGACCAAATCAGTGCTTCAGATGGTAGCGTAATTATGACATTGGTAAATGAGATGCCAAGCATTTATTATTGCGAGTTCGAACAGGGATATCGTTGTCAGAAATATGAAATTGAAATGGGATGCCAGTCGAATATGAGTAATGACTTGCCTTATTTCCGCTATACGGATGTTTTAATGATGAAAGCCGAGTGTTTATTGCGCACAGGAAAAAGTGATGAAGCAGCTACAATTGTTTCGGAAGTTCGTGCACGTTCGTTCGATGATCCTGCAAAAGCAACAGTTACCGGCGAAGTGCTGGAAGGAAATACAACCGTACAATACGGTACTTTAGCAGAAGATGGAAGTATTGACGATCCGGGTGATGAAACCCCTGTTCAGTACGGTCGTTTTCTTGATGAATTAGGTTGGGAATTTGCAGCTGAATTCAGACGCAGAACTGATATGATACGTTTTGGCGTTTATCAAACCAAAAGCTGGTATAACCATACTCCGCAAGGCGAGCATACTACATTGTTCCCAATTGGAGAATCAGAATTAAATACCAATCCGAACCTGGTACAAAATCCGGGATATTAA